The following DNA comes from Occultella kanbiaonis.
GGTGCGGGTCGGCCTCGAGGAGGACCGGGCCCTGCTCGGCCGTCTCGCGGTGGTGCCGGACCTGCAGGGCCAGGGCCTGGGGACCCAGCTGCTCATGTCGGTCCTGGGCTATCTGCCGGAGCAGACCAACGAGGTGTGGGTGTTCACCGGGCAGGACTCCAAGCAGAACCTCTCCCTGTACGCCAAGCACGGCTTCGAGCACCAGTACGACCAGAACGCCGGCGACCTCACCTACGCCTACCTGCGCAAGATCCTCGGCGAGATGGAGACGGGCGAGACCGGCCTGCAGGAGAAGGACGGGGCCACGGCCTCGCCCGCCGAGGCCTGACCGGCGGGACTCCGGCCGGGGTCGATGGGTCATCCCGCGACGCGGAACGTACTGGACGAACCCGCCGGTGGGCTTGCTAGGCTGGGTCCGTCGCGACTGGCGCAGAGGTGGATCACCACCGGGGAGCGATGCAGAAACACCTACTCGAGGTCGCCCGCCTGGGCCTGAGTGATCCGATGAGACCCATCACT
Coding sequences within:
- a CDS encoding GNAT family N-acetyltransferase translates to MGGMDELRIDVVEDKDAGELLTVRRAAFVTEAQLYDDPHIPALTQTFDELREDLARADVVTLGAWIGPRLVGSVRVGLEEDRALLGRLAVVPDLQGQGLGTQLLMSVLGYLPEQTNEVWVFTGQDSKQNLSLYAKHGFEHQYDQNAGDLTYAYLRKILGEMETGETGLQEKDGATASPAEA